Within Paenibacillus albicereus, the genomic segment AAGCCTGCGGTTCTCCGTACCAAGAACATGCTGCCAGCGCGCGCATGAACGCAAACAAACCCGGAGGGACCAAGCAGCGGCTGCTCCTGCTTCGTTCGTCCGGGCTTGCATGTTCGGATCGGGCTTCATGCCCTATCGAGAGGCGCCCCGACAAGGGAGCTTCTTCTCTCGTTCAAGGTCGCCAGCGCGCAATAGCGCCCCGACAAGAGTGCTTCCTCCCATGTTCATGCCGCCGGCGCGCAATGGCGCCCCGACAAGAGTGCTTCCTCCCATGTTCATGCCGCCGGCGCGCAATGACGCCCCGCCGGCGCGCAATGCCGCTCCGACAAGGACATTCTCCCCTTGTCGCAACTGCTCTCGCGCAATGGCTCCAGCAAGGGAGCTTCTTCCCTTGCCCCACCGCCCGCGCGCTCGCCTGCTTCGGCCGCCTACTCCGCGCCGGAGCCGCCTCCCGGCTCGCCGCGCTTGCGGTACTGGCCCGGCGTCATGCCGGTCTCCTTCTTGAACTTGCGGATGAAGTTCGGCGTATCCAGATAGCCGACCCGCTGGATGATGTCCTTGAGCGGATCGGACGTAGCGTCGAGCTGGCGCTTGACCTCGTCGATGCGCAGCTGCCAGACGTAGGCGGTGAAGTTGAGGCCCGTCTTCTCCTTGAAGGAGCGGCTGAAATGCGAGGGCGAGATGCCGTGCTCGTCGGCGACCGCCTCGAGGCTCAGCGAGTGGTCGGCGTAGCGCTCGTGGATGTGCTGCAGCGCGCGGTCCATCAGCGAGCGCTCCTCCGTGAGCGAGCGGGAGTCCGCCTGGGTGCAGATCAGCGCGGCGAGGCCGAGCAGCGCCTGCTCCAGCGCATCCGGAGAGCGGAACGCCGCCGGCGGAGGCAGCTCGCGAGCCAGCGGGCCGAGCTCGGGCGCCGCGCGCAGCATCGTGCCCTGCACCTCGTAGCCCATCGCCCGCAGCAGCGGAGCGGAAGCGCCGCTCGCGCGGATCGCGGCCACGCACTCGGCGATCGTCGCGGCGGCCACCTCGTAGCTGCCTTGCTTGAGCGCCTGCGCCAGCTTGAGCAGCGGCCCTGCCGGCAGCCAGCTCGCTTCCTCGCGCAGCTCGCGGATCGCGTCGAAGCGCCGCGCCGTGCCGGCTCCGGCCGCCTGCGCCGATTCGAAAGCGGACAGCGCCTCGATATAGGATTGGCTGAGCGAGCCCGAGCCTTCATACAGGCGGCCCGCGCCGATCGTGGCCCGAATCGCTCCCGCATCCGCCAAGCAGGCCTGCAGCTTCTCCAGAACGCCGCCGAGCCGGTCGGTCGCGCCATCGCCTTCGCTTCGGGCCCCGTCGGGAGCGGAGGCGCCTGCGACTCCGTCGTCCTCGCCCCTCATGCCGACGATGAACGCCATGCGCCGCGGCTCGGGCAGCTCGACGCCATAGACGGCCGCTTCCGCTTCCGGGATGCCAAGCCGGTGCAGCCGACCGTAGACGGAGCCTGCCTCGGGCCGCTCCTCCTCCTCCCACCCGGCGACGAGCACCGCGTAGCGGTCCTGCTCGAACCCAAGTTGAAGCGCTTGCAGCAGCTCGGACGAGACGCTGCCGGAGCCGCCGTATTTCAGCAGCATGAGGAGGAAATGGTTGCGCGCGTACGGCTCCTGCAAATCCGCCATGCGGCTGGAATACTGCAGGACGCTGCGGATCCGGCTCAACTCGTCCGCTGCCTTGGCGGCGCCGGGCTGGCGCGCGCTGGAGCTGGCGTAGGCGGCCAGATCGGAGATCGGGCCGTAGTGGCGCCGCGCCATGAGCAGCGCGAGGCCCGCTCCGCCCGCTGCGACCGCGCCGAGCAGGAGCACCAGAATGTTGCGCAGCTCCACGACGCCGGAGAAGAACTGGCGGCTCGGCACCGCCGTCACGTAGGTCCATCCGTTCTGCTCCGACTTGACCGAGACGACGGAGTGCTCCGTGTCGTTCAGCTCGAGGCTGTGCGTGCCCTCCGGCTGGCGGAACAGACGGCGGATGTCCTCCTGGCCGAGCGACTCTCCTCGCCTCGTCGCCGTCAGCACCTGGCCCTTGTCGTCGAACACGTAGGTCGAGCCCTGGTAGCTGCCGAGGATCGAGGCGATCAGATCGCCGACCTGCGATTCTTCGATGAGATACAGCACGGTGGCATGCGGATTGGGACTGTTCGGCGTAATCGGCACCATGTACGCGAGCATCGACTGCTGGAGGCCTGCGGTGCGCTGAACGAGGTCCGCCGGACGCATCGCCGGGAATTTCGCCTGGTCGAGGTCCTTCTCCACCGTGCCTGGCGGCCAGTTGTGGAAGGCATAGCGTTCGTGAAAGACATCCAGTCCCGACATGCCTTTGGAGGAGAAGATGCGGTCGTCGCCATGAAAATACAGGAACAGCTCGCCGATCATGGCGCTCGTGGCCAGATATTGGTCCAGCGCCTGGATCGCCTCGCTGCTGGAATAAGGGTCATGCGTCCGATAGTCGGTCAGCCGGGTATCGTACGCGATGCGGGTGGCGATCATCGACAGCTCCCCCATCCGCGAATCCACGGAATGGCGCGCCTGCGCGAGCTGGTTGTAGTGGGCCCGCTCCACTTCCCGCTGCAGGTTGCCCGTCGCGCTCTGCGAGATGGCTCCCGCGAACAGCAGCAGCGGCACGAGCAGGATGAGCAGATAGGACAAGGCATAATTGAGGAACAAACGCGATTTCAGGTAGCTCATGGATGTCCGCCCTCCTGGTTGCAGATTGCTTTCCGCCGGCTTCTCCCTTTCCAACGTTTCCAGCCTAACCGCCTAACCGAGCCAAACTTGGCTTGCCGTATCATCATAGCAGAGCCGTATTCCGATTTGAACGCTCTTTCCGCCACGCCGATCCGAATGAACCGAAGGAGGACCCTCCCATGAACGACATGCAAGCCGAAGCCGCTGCGGCCCGACAGGCCGGTCCGACCGCCATTCCCGGCGCCGCGGGAGCTCCCCATCCGACCTGCAATCCCATCGCTGCGGGAGCATTCGATCCGGACGCCGCGGACGTCTTCGCCGGCTCGGACGATGCGCCTGATTCCGCCTCTGCAAGCCTGTCCGAAGCAGACGGAGACGTCCAAGAGGGCGTCCACACCTACAGCCGCGAGGAGGACTACGTCTGGCCGGAGGAACCGCTGCTGCGCGAGCGGCTGGAGTGGTTCCGCGACCAGAAGCTCGGCCTGATGATGCACTGGGGACCCTACTCCCAGCTCGGCATCGTGGAGTCGTGGGCGCTCGACGACGTCGACGAGGAATGGTCCCGCGATGGCATCGACTGGACCGACGATCCCGCGCGCATCAAGCGCGAGGTCGCGGGGCTGAACCGCACGTTCAACCCGCTCCGCTTCCAGCCGGAGCGGTGGGCGGAGCTCGCCGCGGAGAGCGGCTTCCGCTACCTGAACTTCACGACCAAGCATCACGACGGGTTCTGCATGTGGGACACCAAGACGACCGGCTACTCCGTCACCGGACGCGATACCCCGTTCCACTCGCATCCGCACGCCGACGTCTGCCGCGCGCTGTTCGACGCCTTCCGCGCCCGCGGGCTGGCGATCAGCGCCTACTTCTCCAAGGCCGACTGGCATACGCCGTCCTACTGGTCGCCCGATATGCCGCGCGAGCGCACGAGCCGCGGGCCTTCCTACGATCCCGCCGAGCACCCCTCGCTATGGGAAAAGTTCGTCTCGTACACGCATGAGCAGCTGGATGAGCTGCTGACGCATTACGGCCGCATCGACATGCTCTGGCTGGACGCCGGCTGGGTCGGTCCGCGCAGCGGCCAGGACATCCGGCTCGGCGAGGCCGTCGAGCGGGCGCGGCTGCGGCAGCCGTGGCTGCTGTCGGCGGACCGCACGATCGGCGGGCCCTACGAGAACGTCGTCACGCCCGAGCAGACGCTGCCGGAGCGCCCGATGCTCGTTCCTTGGGAGAGCTGCATCACGATGGGCACGGCGTTCAGCTTCCGCTACGAGGAGGAGTACAAAAGCGTCCGCGAGCTCGTGCATCTGCTCGTCGAGATCGTCGCCAAGGGCGGCAATCTGGCGCTCAACGTCGCTCCGCAGCCGGACGGCAGGCTGCCGCGCTCCGCGATCGAGCGCATGAAAGGGCTCGGCGCGTGGCTTCGCGCGAATGGCGAGGCGATCTACGGCACGCGCCCGATCGCGCCATTCGGAGACGGCCAGTGGTTCTTCACCGCGAAGGACGGCAACGTCTACGCGATCCGCCTCTATGCCGAGGGAGAGGCGGTCCAGGAGCGGCTGGAGCTGCCGCTTGCCGCAGGCCTTGCAGACGGGATCAGCCAAGGCATGGACGGCGTGCCGCCCGGCAGCTTCGCGCGGGCCGAGGCGCTTGCCGGTCCGGACGGAGCCGCGATCCCCGCGCTGCTGGAGCGCAGCGGCGCAGGCTTGGCGCTGACGGTGCCCGAGCCTCTGCGCGCGGAGCCGAATCCGCTCGCGCTTGCTTTTCGATTGACCAAGGCTCAAGAAGGAGGACGATAGGATGAAGCTGGGACTGAGCACGTACAGCCTGCTGAACGCGATCAAGGCGGGGGAGATGACTGTGCTGGACGCGATCGACTGGATCGCGGACAACGGAGGCGAGCATATGGAGATGGTGCCCTACGGCTATACGCTCGTGGACGACCCGGAGCTGGCGGACGCCGTCCGCGAGAAGGCCGCGGCGCGCGGCATCGAGCTGTCCAACTACTGCCTGCCGGCCAATTTCGTGCAGGAGACGCCGGCGGCGTTCGAGGAGGAGGTGCGCCGCGTGCAGCGGCATGTCGACCTGTGCGCCCGGCTCGGCGTGCGGCACATGCGGCATGACGTGACCGCGTTCACGATCCCGGCGGAGCAGATGGGGATCGGCTGGTTCGACGACCATCTCGAGAAGATGGTCGAGGGCTCTCGGCGCATCGCCGACTATGCCGCTCCGCTCGGCATCACGACGACGATCGAGAACCACGGCTTCAGCGCCCAGGCGAGCGACCGCGTGCAGCGCATCCTGCGGGCGGTGGACCGCCCGAACTTCCGCACGACGCTCGACGTCGGCAACTTCCTGTGCGTCGACGAGGACCCGGTCGTCGGCGTCATGAACAACCTGCCCTACGCCTCGTTCGTGCATCTCAAAGACTTCTACATCCGTCCCGAAGACGAGAATCCGGGCGGCGGCGTCTGGTTCCGCAGCTCGCACGGCAAGCATCTGCGGGGCGCGATCGTCGGCCACGGCGACCTGCCGATCCGCAAGCTGATCCGCCTTATCCGCGCTTCGGGCTACGACGGCTACGTGACCGTGGAGTTCGAAGGCATGGAGGAGTGCCGCGAGGCGTCGCGGATCGCGATGGACAACGCGCGCCGGCTGTGGGAGGAGTGCGGCGCATGACCGAAGCCTATATCCGCGCGGGATACGTGAACGACCACCACCTGCCGTTGATGACGGACCGCGACCTGGCGCGGCTGACGCATCTCAACCTGGCCTTCGGCCATGTCCGGGAGGACGCGATCCAGATCGCGCATCTGCGCCACATGGACGTGCTGCGGCGCATCCGCTCCGACTACCCCGCGCTCAAGCTCATCCTCTCCGTCGGCGGCTGGAGCGCCGGCGGCTTCTCCGAAGCCGCCGGCACGGCCGAAGGCCGCGCCCGCATGGCCGCCTCCGCCCTGACGGTGCTCGAGCAGCTGCCGCTGGACGGCATCGACCTCGACTGGGAGTATCCGAGCTACGGCACGGCCGGCATCGCGAGCAGCCCGGACGATAAGAAGACATTCACGCTGCTGCTGCGGGAGCTGCGCGAGGCGCTCGACGCCAAGGGACGGGCGGACGGACGGCCTTACCTGCTGACGATCGCCGCTGGAGCCGACCAGTACTACCTGGATGGCACGGACATGGGCGAGGTCCATCCTTTGCTGGACTTCATCCAGCTCATGACCTACGACATGCGCGGCGGCTTCCAGGTGCTGACCGGGCACCACTCGAACCTGTACACGCCGCCGGGCGACCTGTTCCGCATCAGCGCCGACGCCTCGGCGAGGCTGTTTGAAGCCGCCGGCGTGCCGCGAGGGAAGCTCGTGCTCGGTGCGGCCTTCTACTCCCGCCTCTGGCGCGGCGTGCCGGACCGGCAGCACGGCTTGCACCAGATGGCGGCCACGACGGGCGGATACGGCCCCGACTTCACCGAGCTCGATGCGGCATATATCGGAAAGAACGGCTTCAAGCGCTACTGGGACGAGGAGGCCCAGGCGCCGTACCTGTTCGACGGCGAGACGTTCATCTCCTATGACGACGAGACGTCCATCGCAGCCAAGTGCGCTTATATCCAGGAGCGCGGGCTCGGCGGGCTCATGTTCTGGGAGTACGGCCTCGACCGGACCGGACGGCTGATCGCCGCGATGGCCCGCGGCCTCGGCGGCTGAAGCGGATTTCTACGCCCCCGATCGCCCGAACTCCCCTCTTGCCGCCCCGCTGCTGGCCCGCTGCCGCCGCCCTGCCGTTCGTCGGCCGAGCGGCGGGGCGCAAGGCCTCCTTGCCCCATGCCTCTCGGCCTGCATGCGGCATGACCGGCCCTATTCCCCTGCCGCATGCAGGCCCTCCTTTCGCTCCTTTCGCTCCTCTCTCTCTCCTCACCCGCCCCCCAGCCTTGCTTCGGCCAGCCGCAGCGCGGCTTCTGATGCCGGGATGTTCCGCGCCTCGGCCAGATCCAGCACCTCCAGCAGCATGGGGCCGACCGCCTCTACGCTCCGCACCAGCTCCTCCCGGCCGAGTCCTTGCAGCTCTCCCGCCGTGATGATGATGCCTCCGGCGTTCACGATGAAGTCCGGCGCATACCGGATGCCCCGCTCTTCCAGCAGCTCGCCGTGGCGCTCCAGGAGCAGCTGGTTGTTGGCCGCTCCGATCACCATCCGGCATTTCAGCCGAGGG encodes:
- a CDS encoding sugar phosphate isomerase/epimerase family protein, giving the protein MKLGLSTYSLLNAIKAGEMTVLDAIDWIADNGGEHMEMVPYGYTLVDDPELADAVREKAAARGIELSNYCLPANFVQETPAAFEEEVRRVQRHVDLCARLGVRHMRHDVTAFTIPAEQMGIGWFDDHLEKMVEGSRRIADYAAPLGITTTIENHGFSAQASDRVQRILRAVDRPNFRTTLDVGNFLCVDEDPVVGVMNNLPYASFVHLKDFYIRPEDENPGGGVWFRSSHGKHLRGAIVGHGDLPIRKLIRLIRASGYDGYVTVEFEGMEECREASRIAMDNARRLWEECGA
- a CDS encoding glycoside hydrolase family 18 protein; amino-acid sequence: MTEAYIRAGYVNDHHLPLMTDRDLARLTHLNLAFGHVREDAIQIAHLRHMDVLRRIRSDYPALKLILSVGGWSAGGFSEAAGTAEGRARMAASALTVLEQLPLDGIDLDWEYPSYGTAGIASSPDDKKTFTLLLRELREALDAKGRADGRPYLLTIAAGADQYYLDGTDMGEVHPLLDFIQLMTYDMRGGFQVLTGHHSNLYTPPGDLFRISADASARLFEAAGVPRGKLVLGAAFYSRLWRGVPDRQHGLHQMAATTGGYGPDFTELDAAYIGKNGFKRYWDEEAQAPYLFDGETFISYDDETSIAAKCAYIQERGLGGLMFWEYGLDRTGRLIAAMARGLGG
- a CDS encoding alpha-L-fucosidase → MNDMQAEAAAARQAGPTAIPGAAGAPHPTCNPIAAGAFDPDAADVFAGSDDAPDSASASLSEADGDVQEGVHTYSREEDYVWPEEPLLRERLEWFRDQKLGLMMHWGPYSQLGIVESWALDDVDEEWSRDGIDWTDDPARIKREVAGLNRTFNPLRFQPERWAELAAESGFRYLNFTTKHHDGFCMWDTKTTGYSVTGRDTPFHSHPHADVCRALFDAFRARGLAISAYFSKADWHTPSYWSPDMPRERTSRGPSYDPAEHPSLWEKFVSYTHEQLDELLTHYGRIDMLWLDAGWVGPRSGQDIRLGEAVERARLRQPWLLSADRTIGGPYENVVTPEQTLPERPMLVPWESCITMGTAFSFRYEEEYKSVRELVHLLVEIVAKGGNLALNVAPQPDGRLPRSAIERMKGLGAWLRANGEAIYGTRPIAPFGDGQWFFTAKDGNVYAIRLYAEGEAVQERLELPLAAGLADGISQGMDGVPPGSFARAEALAGPDGAAIPALLERSGAGLALTVPEPLRAEPNPLALAFRLTKAQEGGR
- a CDS encoding AraC family transcriptional regulator, translated to MSYLKSRLFLNYALSYLLILLVPLLLFAGAISQSATGNLQREVERAHYNQLAQARHSVDSRMGELSMIATRIAYDTRLTDYRTHDPYSSSEAIQALDQYLATSAMIGELFLYFHGDDRIFSSKGMSGLDVFHERYAFHNWPPGTVEKDLDQAKFPAMRPADLVQRTAGLQQSMLAYMVPITPNSPNPHATVLYLIEESQVGDLIASILGSYQGSTYVFDDKGQVLTATRRGESLGQEDIRRLFRQPEGTHSLELNDTEHSVVSVKSEQNGWTYVTAVPSRQFFSGVVELRNILVLLLGAVAAGGAGLALLMARRHYGPISDLAAYASSSARQPGAAKAADELSRIRSVLQYSSRMADLQEPYARNHFLLMLLKYGGSGSVSSELLQALQLGFEQDRYAVLVAGWEEEERPEAGSVYGRLHRLGIPEAEAAVYGVELPEPRRMAFIVGMRGEDDGVAGASAPDGARSEGDGATDRLGGVLEKLQACLADAGAIRATIGAGRLYEGSGSLSQSYIEALSAFESAQAAGAGTARRFDAIRELREEASWLPAGPLLKLAQALKQGSYEVAAATIAECVAAIRASGASAPLLRAMGYEVQGTMLRAAPELGPLARELPPPAAFRSPDALEQALLGLAALICTQADSRSLTEERSLMDRALQHIHERYADHSLSLEAVADEHGISPSHFSRSFKEKTGLNFTAYVWQLRIDEVKRQLDATSDPLKDIIQRVGYLDTPNFIRKFKKETGMTPGQYRKRGEPGGGSGAE